Proteins co-encoded in one Rhodothermales bacterium genomic window:
- a CDS encoding nucleotide exchange factor GrpE — translation MKKIEVQDAEPNTASAEEHVDTFEEHAGESRVGDGVDDSDGADGQAAVPTPSEPEGFQQELTPSDEVSVLKDRLLRQAAEFQNYRRRVEQERQSDVKFGQSLVIQQLLDVYDDLRRSIEAAEETARGEQVDTEAAFDSLIGGVELVFKKFSDELQRFGVEPIEAVGSEFNEDEHEAMMQQPAPDGTAPGIVLAEIQKGFRMGDRVLRHSKVVVAG, via the coding sequence ATGAAGAAGATCGAAGTGCAAGACGCGGAACCGAATACTGCTTCGGCGGAGGAGCATGTGGACACGTTCGAAGAGCATGCCGGAGAGTCGCGAGTGGGCGACGGTGTCGATGACAGCGATGGTGCGGACGGACAAGCTGCCGTGCCGACGCCCTCAGAACCCGAAGGTTTTCAGCAAGAGCTTACGCCTTCCGACGAAGTATCCGTCTTGAAGGACCGCCTGCTGCGCCAGGCTGCAGAGTTTCAGAACTATCGCAGGCGGGTTGAACAGGAGCGTCAGTCCGACGTGAAGTTCGGGCAGAGCCTTGTCATTCAGCAGTTGCTTGACGTGTACGACGATCTGCGGCGTTCGATTGAGGCCGCGGAGGAGACTGCGCGCGGTGAACAGGTCGACACGGAAGCTGCATTCGACTCGCTCATAGGCGGCGTCGAACTTGTCTTCAAGAAGTTCTCGGACGAGCTACAGAGATTCGGCGTTGAGCCGATCGAAGCAGTTGGGAGCGAGTTCAACGAAGACGAGCACGAAGCGATGATGCAGCAGCCGGCACCGGATGGCACCGCGCCGGGTATCGTGCTCGCTGAGATTCAGAAGGGATTTCGAATGGGCGACCGGGTCCTCCGGCACAGCAAAGTGGTTGTTGCTGGCTGA